One region of Vigna angularis cultivar LongXiaoDou No.4 chromosome 10, ASM1680809v1, whole genome shotgun sequence genomic DNA includes:
- the LOC108319837 gene encoding 7-deoxyloganetic acid glucosyltransferase-like (The RefSeq protein has 2 substitutions compared to this genomic sequence), with amino-acid sequence MLKLAELLALHHLHVTFINTHSIHNRLTRYGDIQSLSASYPTLHFNTIADCYSHGNHTGSGDTSGDIILSTALHAKPLLRNILLAQSPEIPKVTCIIQDGILGSLSNDLASELGIRITIIHFRTSSPCCFWPYFWLPNLFKTNELPIRGDEDMDRIITNMPGMENLLRCRDLPSFCRPGAKGNMSIDWVSFQTQQSLAADALILNTFEELDRLVLSQIRLHFPKVYTLGPLHHHLNVRKAETNGANDAPSFRSSFFEVDRSCMAWLDAQAQGSVLYVSFGTSTIVTREELMEFWHGLVDSKKRFLWVMRPDLVVGRENDDRIPEEVEEGTKERGLMVEWAPQEEVLAHKAIGGFLTHSGWNSTLESLVAGVPMICWPYFADQQVNSRFVSEVWKVGLDMKDVCDRDVVEKMVNDLMVHRRDEFLKSAQAMAMLAHQSVSPGGSSHSSMQDLIHYIKSVSKENN; translated from the exons ATGCTGAAGCTCGCCGAGCTTCTTGCCCTTCACCATCTCCACGTCACCTTCATCAACACTCACAGTATCCACAACCGTCTAACTCGTTATGGTGACATTCAATCTCTCTCAGCCTCCTACCCCACCCTCCATTTCAACACCATTGCCGATTGCTACAGCCATGGCAATCACACTGGATCCGGAGACACTTCTGGCGACATAATACTTTCCACAACTCTGCACGCCAAGCCCCTATTGAGAAATATCCTGCTCGCCCAGAGTCCTGAAATTCCCAAAGTTACTTGCATTATTCAGGATGGCATCCTGGGAAGCCTTTCCAATGACTTGGCTTCTGAGTTAGGGATAAGGATAACAATCATTCATTTTCGAACCAGCAGTCCCTGTTGCTTCTGGCCTTATTTCTGGCTTCCAAACCTCTTCAAAACCAACGAACTTCCCATTCGAG GAGATGAAGACATGGATCGCATCATAACCAATATGCCAGGCATGGAAAACTTGCTTCGTTGTAGAGATCTCCCTAGTTTCTGCAGACCAGGGGCAAAAGGGAACATGTCTATTGACTGGGTTTCGTTTCAGACCCAACAATCACTTGCAGCAGACGCGTTGATACTCAACACTTTTGAGGAGTTGGATCGCCTTGTCCTCTCTCAGATACGTCTTCACTTTCCCAAAGTCTACACCCTTGGCCCTCTCCACCACCATTTGAACGTGAGAAAAGCAGAAACCAATGGAGCAAATGATGCTCCTTCCTTTCGGAGTAGTTTTTTTGAAGTGGACAGGAGCTGCATGGCGTGGCTTGACGCTCAGGCTCAGGGTTCGGTGTTATATGTGAGTTTCGGTACTTCAACGATTGTGACAAGGGAGGAACTGATGGAGTTTTGGCATGGTTTGGTGAACAGCAAGAAACGGTTCTTGTGGGTGATGCGGCCTGATTTGGTGGTGGGAAGAGAGAACGATGACCGGATACCGgaagaggtggaggaagggACTAAAGAGAGAGGGTTGATGGTGGAGTGGGCGCCGCAAGAGGAGGTGCTAGCCCACAAGGCCATTGGTGGGTTTTTGACACACAGTGGGTGGAACTCAACCTTGGAGAGTTTGGTGGCTGGTGTGCCCATGATTTGTTGGCCTTATTTTGCGGATCAGCAGGTTAACAGCAGGTTTGTGAGTGAGGTTTGGAAGGTTGGATTGGACATGAAAGATGTTTGTGACAGAGATGTTGTGGAGAAGATGGTAAATGATCTGATGGTTCATAGGAGGGATGAGTTTTTGAAATCAGCTCAAGCGATGGCTATGTTGGCTCACCAGAGTGTGAGTCCAGGTGGTTCTTCTCACTCCAGCATGCAAGATTTGATTCATTACATAAAATCAGTCAGTAAGGAAAATAACTAA
- the LOC108319834 gene encoding 7-deoxyloganetic acid glucosyltransferase — protein sequence MAEAHVLIFPLPIPAHVLSMLKLAELLVLQNLRVTFLTTNTIHSRLARFGEIQVLSESYPTLHFKTFSDCYDEGNHPGFGDRIWDLISSVTLHAKPFLRDILLSHTPQIPKLSCVIQDGIFGSLSSGVASELNISIPIIHFRTVSSCCFWAYMSATKLLQCQELPIRGDDDMDRIIKNLPGMENLLRCRDLPSFFRPNQEGNSTFESYADRSRQSLAADAVILNSFEDLEGPVLSQIRHNFSKVYTVGPLHHHLNMRKAESNKGKEIPRFKNSIFQVDRSCMTWLDAQPDGSVMYVSFGSSTIMNKEDLMEIWHGLVNSKKRFLWVKLPDIVAGKHNEEHVPTEVKEGTKERGFIVEWAPQEEVLTHKAIGGFLTHSGWNSTLESLVAGVPMICWPYFADQQINSRFVSEVWKVGLDMKDVCDRDVVEKMVNDVMVHRREEFLKSAQTMAMLAHQSVSPGGSSYTSLHDLIEYIISASRENN from the exons ATGGCAGAAGCGCACGTGCTGATCTTCCCTCTTCCAATTCCCGCACATGTTCTGTCCATGCTGAAGCTCGCGGAGCTTCTAGTCCTTCAGAATCTCCGCGTCACCTTCCTCACCACCAACACCATCCACAGCCGCCTCGCTCGTTTCGGTGAAATCCAAGTTCTCTCAGAATCCTACCCCACGCTCCATTTCAAGACCTTTTCCGATTGTTACGACGAGGGTAACCACCCTGGATTCGGAGACCGTATCTGGGACCTCATTTCTTCTGTAACTCTCCACGCTAAGCCCTTCTTGAGAGATATTCTGCTCTCCCACACTCCTCAAATTCCCAAACTTAGTTGCGTTATTCAGGATGGAATCTTCGGAAGCCTTTCCTCTGGCGTCGCTTCTGAGTTAAACATATCCATACCAATCATTCATTTCCGAACCGTTAGTTCTTGCTGCTTCTGGGCTTATATGTCTGCTACAAAGCTCCTCCAGTGCCAAGAACTTCCCATTAGAG GAGATGACGACATGGATCGGATCATAAAAAACTTGCCAGGCATGGAGAACTTGCTTCGGTGCAGAGATCTCCCGAGTTTCTTTCGACCAAACCAAGAGGGGAACTCGACTTTTGAGTCCTATGCAGACCGGAGTCGACAATCACTTGCAGCAGACGCGGTTATCCTCAACTCATTTGAAGATCTAGAAGGCCCTGTCCTCTCCCAAATACGTCATAATTTTTCCAAAGTTTACACCGTTGGCCCTCTCCACCACCATTTGAACATGAGAAAAGCAGAATCCAACAAAGGAAAAGAGATTCCTAGGTTTAAGAACAGTATTTTTCAAGTAGACAGGAGCTGCATGACGTGGCTCGACGCTCAGCCCGACGGGTCAGTGATGTATGTCAGCTTCGGAAGTAGCACTATTATGAACAAGGAAGATTTAATGGAGATTTGGCACGGTTTGGTGAACAGCAAGAAGAGGTTCCTGTGGGTGAAGCTGCCTGACATTGTTGCAGGAAAACACAATGAGGAACACGTACCAACTGAGGTGAAGGAAGGAACTAAAGAGAGGGGGTTCATTGTAGAGTGGGCTCCGCAAGAGGAGGTGCTGACACACAAGGCCATTGGTGGGTTCTTGACACACAGTGGGTGGAACTCAACCTTGGAGAGCCTGGTGGCTGGTGTGCCCATGATTTGCTGGCCATACTTTGCAGATCAGCAGATTAACAGCAGGTTTGTGAGTGAGGTTTGGAAGGTTGGATTGGACATGAAAGACGTTTGTGACAGAGATGTTGTGGAGAAGATGGTAAATGATGTCATGGTTCATAGGAGGGAGGAGTTTCTGAAATCAGCTCAAACAATGGCTATGTTGGCTCACCAGAGTGTGAGTCCAGGTGGTTCCTCGTACACCAGTCTCCACGATTTGATTGAGTACATTATATCAGCTAGCAGAGAAAATAATTAG